In Flexibacter flexilis DSM 6793, a genomic segment contains:
- a CDS encoding ComF family protein: protein MLQTLWTDFLTLVFPESCMACGEPLGKQEHLVCLSCQLAMPQTQFHLQPNENPLAKRFWGKVPLQHAFAYYRFSKHSRIQRLLHQLKYRNQPEIGELLGFWYGQQLARDGFAGQFDMIVPVPLHPAKQRKRGYNQADYIAQGMSRGLNVPALPTALTRLVNTQTQTRKHRFERYENVKGVFATHNANLLRGQRILIVDDVITTGSTLETCAALVLDCGCQSVSVASLATG from the coding sequence ATGTTACAGACACTTTGGACGGATTTTCTCACGCTCGTTTTTCCAGAATCTTGTATGGCTTGCGGCGAACCTTTGGGCAAACAAGAACATTTAGTTTGTTTGTCGTGCCAGTTGGCCATGCCCCAAACCCAATTTCATTTGCAGCCCAACGAAAACCCGCTGGCCAAACGTTTTTGGGGGAAAGTGCCTTTGCAACACGCTTTTGCGTATTATCGCTTTAGCAAACACAGCCGTATCCAACGCCTTTTGCATCAACTCAAATACCGCAATCAACCCGAAATAGGGGAATTGTTGGGCTTTTGGTATGGGCAGCAGTTGGCGCGAGACGGTTTTGCGGGGCAGTTTGATATGATTGTTCCTGTGCCTTTGCACCCCGCTAAGCAACGCAAACGCGGCTACAATCAAGCCGATTATATTGCGCAAGGAATGTCGCGGGGGTTAAATGTTCCTGCTTTGCCGACGGCTCTCACGCGCCTTGTCAATACCCAAACCCAAACGCGCAAGCATCGTTTTGAACGTTACGAAAACGTAAAAGGCGTGTTTGCCACACACAATGCCAATTTGCTGCGCGGCCAACGTATTTTGATTGTGGACGATGTAATTACGACTGGTTCAACGCTGGAAACCTGCGCGGCTTTAGTGCTGGATTGCGGTTGCCAAAGTGTTAGTGTAGCTTCCTTGGCGACGGGTTGA
- the lpxD gene encoding UDP-3-O-(3-hydroxymyristoyl)glucosamine N-acyltransferase has translation MEFSIGEVAALLGGTVQGDSSQKVNTLAKIQEAEKGSIAFLSNLKYEQYLYSTNASAVIVAKDFTPKEPVTASLILVEDPYTSFTVLLEQYQRMRLMAKVGVEEPAYLGKGSQVGEGVYRAAFSYIGNNVKIGNNVKIHAHVSIGDNCTVGDNTILYAGVKIYADCVIGQHCTLHSGVVIGSDGFGFAPQPDGSYKAIPQVGNVIIEDNVDIGANTVIDCATMGSTIIRKGVKLDNLIQIAHNVEIGSNTVIAAQTGISGSAVIGENCVIAGQVGIVGHINLIKGTKIGAQSGVSKSPEKENMAIQGSPAFDYKANLKSGVIFRKLPELQERVAKLEEKVINLSQS, from the coding sequence ATGGAATTTTCGATAGGCGAAGTCGCTGCCCTGTTGGGCGGAACAGTTCAAGGTGATTCATCACAGAAAGTCAATACTTTAGCTAAAATACAAGAAGCCGAAAAAGGCAGTATTGCGTTTTTGTCGAACCTCAAATACGAACAATATCTATACTCCACAAACGCCTCTGCCGTGATTGTGGCCAAAGATTTTACACCAAAAGAACCCGTTACAGCAAGTCTTATTTTAGTAGAAGACCCTTACACGAGTTTCACGGTATTGCTCGAACAATACCAACGTATGCGCCTCATGGCCAAAGTCGGCGTGGAAGAACCCGCTTACTTAGGCAAAGGCTCACAAGTGGGAGAAGGCGTGTATCGTGCGGCTTTTTCTTACATCGGCAACAATGTTAAAATTGGTAACAATGTAAAGATTCACGCACACGTAAGCATCGGCGACAACTGCACGGTAGGCGACAATACCATCTTATACGCTGGCGTAAAAATTTACGCGGATTGCGTTATCGGCCAACATTGCACCCTTCATTCGGGCGTAGTCATTGGCTCAGATGGTTTTGGTTTTGCACCGCAGCCCGACGGCTCTTACAAAGCGATTCCGCAAGTAGGCAATGTTATTATCGAAGATAACGTGGACATTGGCGCAAATACCGTAATTGATTGTGCTACAATGGGTTCTACTATTATCCGCAAAGGCGTAAAGCTCGATAATCTCATTCAGATAGCCCATAACGTAGAGATTGGCAGTAACACTGTTATTGCTGCTCAGACAGGCATTTCGGGTTCGGCGGTCATCGGCGAAAACTGCGTCATTGCGGGACAAGTCGGCATCGTGGGACACATCAACCTGATCAAGGGCACGAAAATTGGCGCACAATCGGGCGTTTCCAAATCTCCCGAAAAAGAAAATATGGCCATTCAAGGCTCGCCAGCCTTCGACTACAAAGCGAACTTAAAGTCTGGGGTTATTTTCAGAAAATTACCTGAACTCCAAGAGCGCGTCGCTAAACTTGAGGAAAAAGTGATAAATTTGTCGCAAAGTTAA
- a CDS encoding HD domain-containing protein, translating to MAQNKKKIINDPVHGFITIPTDFIFDVMEHRYFQRLRRIRQLGLTEYVYLGAMHTRFHHAIGAMHLMGIALQTLREKGHTISDDEWEAAHLAILLHDVGHSPFSHALEHSLLHNIAHEKVSLLIMEKLYAELGGNLGLAIEIFKDTYPRRFFHELVSGQFDVDRLDYLCRDSFFTGVTEGNVGASQILRMLEIHDGHLVIEEKGIYSIEHFIGARRLMYWQVYFHKTTVVAEQMLIRLISRARWLAQRGELVAPSDNMQLFLSQDISLDIFMKEKKYLEVYLALDDTDVWACIKDWTAHPDAILSLLASSILDRKVFRINISNEPFSEKYLQRISADICQAYQIGEEDLQYLMPQGYITNAAYMGGDRNIKILMKNGKIADLAQATDLPNIEAMRKIVKKYYVCSPKNISLRD from the coding sequence GTGGCTCAAAATAAAAAGAAGATTATCAACGACCCTGTGCATGGCTTCATCACCATTCCCACAGACTTTATTTTTGATGTGATGGAGCATCGCTATTTCCAGCGACTACGCCGCATTCGGCAACTCGGCCTGACCGAATATGTGTATTTGGGTGCTATGCACACGCGTTTTCATCATGCCATTGGCGCAATGCACCTGATGGGAATTGCCTTACAAACGCTGCGCGAAAAAGGCCACACCATTTCCGACGACGAATGGGAAGCCGCGCACTTGGCCATTTTGCTGCACGACGTGGGACATAGTCCGTTTTCGCACGCCCTCGAACACAGCCTTTTGCACAATATCGCCCACGAAAAAGTTTCGTTGCTGATTATGGAAAAACTCTACGCCGAACTGGGCGGGAATTTGGGGTTGGCCATCGAAATTTTCAAAGACACGTATCCGCGCCGCTTTTTTCATGAGTTGGTTTCGGGTCAGTTTGATGTGGACAGGCTCGACTACCTGTGCCGCGACAGCTTTTTTACGGGTGTAACCGAAGGCAATGTAGGCGCAAGTCAAATCCTACGAATGCTCGAAATCCATGACGGGCATTTGGTGATAGAAGAAAAAGGCATTTACAGCATCGAACATTTTATTGGGGCGCGGCGGCTCATGTACTGGCAAGTGTATTTCCACAAAACAACCGTTGTGGCCGAACAAATGCTGATTCGCTTGATTAGTCGGGCGCGATGGCTGGCACAACGTGGCGAACTTGTCGCGCCGTCTGACAACATGCAACTTTTTCTAAGTCAAGACATTAGCCTTGATATTTTCATGAAAGAAAAGAAATATTTGGAGGTTTATTTGGCACTGGACGATACGGACGTTTGGGCTTGTATCAAAGATTGGACGGCGCACCCCGACGCGATTTTGTCGCTGTTGGCCAGTAGCATTTTAGACCGTAAAGTTTTCAGAATCAATATTTCTAACGAACCTTTTTCGGAAAAATATTTGCAACGCATCAGCGCAGACATTTGCCAAGCCTACCAAATCGGGGAAGAAGATTTGCAGTACCTCATGCCGCAAGGTTACATTACGAATGCGGCGTATATGGGTGGCGACCGAAACATTAAGATATTGATGAAAAACGGCAAAATTGCGGATTTGGCGCAAGCCACCGACCTGCCCAACATTGAGGCCATGCGTAAAATTGTAAAAAAATATTATGTATGCAGCCCCAAAAACATATCTTTGCGAGATTGA